Genomic segment of Panicum virgatum strain AP13 chromosome 2K, P.virgatum_v5, whole genome shotgun sequence:
CCGGCCGTCGGCCGTATGCCTGCAATAGCTTAATGAGTCAGTGACGATGACAAGTTACTGAAATGAAAATGACTGCTTCCACGTACGCACGGCGTGTTACGGCCTTACGGGTGCGCAACAGCTGTTCCTTCCTGGCTTTGGATATGGATAGCTCCATGTACATCCTTAGTGTAAATCTCATTTCTCGAGGAGTCAAACAAATCCAATTTTAAccgaatttatacaaaataatactaatatatatattacaATATAAATATGTTTAGATTAATTATGTAATAAATTTCTATACTACATCAATTCAAAGACACAAatgtttgtaattttttgtataaatttagtcaaaattaAAAGTGATTGACTTTTCAAGAAACGAGATttacatttttctttttgagacggagggagtaaaacAAGTTGGAGTCTGCGCTTTTTGGATAGAGACGATCAAGGTCGCCTCACTTCACGGGTGGACAGGCGAGAAAAGAAAGATGCACGAGGAAAGAAAGACGATGCATGCTGCCTGGGCCTATATCTTCGACTAGCCCGTGAACTAGGCCCGGCCTATTTTTCGCGCATGAACTAGGccctttttcttcttgaaggagtaaacaaaaaaaaagaagaaaatcgaTGGCCCAGTAATCAGAAAAATCAAAGgaataattctagaaaaaaatGAGCGTGATAGTGGCTGATCACACGAAATTGCATGCAGCCACACGAAATTTTACTCAGTTAATGAATTAGGAGTCGCCAGCCGGTCACGAAGCTCATCGGTGTTCGTACGTTCGTTCCCCGATTCTTCACGTTCAGTGTTCTTCGGTCCAGCATTCGACTTCAGCAAGCACGCGCGCGCGGTGCAGTTCTGTTCTTGGCATGGGGCATGCCCACGCGTACATCAACAGGCTGCATCCGAATTGATCTCCCAGATTGGCTACCAACAATCGCAGCAGGCGATTTCATTCGCAGTTCCAACTAGCCGCGCCACCGGCAGAAGGTCACGCGTGTGCCTGTTTCTTTTCTTCTAGCTGCCGCATCAGAGACTCTGCCGGGTTTCGTCTCAACCCAAGTGGCAAACCAATCGCAGCTAAGAGCCGACGCCatcgaggccggccggccggccggcgcccagTTTCCCCCACTTTCTACTTCCTCTCGGGCGCCTATCACGTCGAAGCACACCGAACGCCTTGTCCGCATCGCTCGCTCTCGCCCTCTGCGTTTTCCTATATATACaaaagacccccccccccccccccccccccccggcgcacGAGCATCTGGTCCGATCCGACCTTGGTTTGCTGCGCCGTCGCGCGAGGATGAGCTACTACGGCCAGCAGCAGGCGCCCGTGACAGGTGGGTGATCCGCGCGCGAGCTCGGGAACTTTGGTTTCTTCCGTTGCCTCGCCTTGAATCCTTGATCGAACACAGGCCTGGGCGCAGCTGAACTGAACTGAGcgcgtgtttttttttttctgtttctgtGGCTTGGGCGAAGCAGCGTACCCGCCGCCGGGAGGCTACGCGGCgacggcgcccccgctgccggcgGGGCAGCCGTacgtgcagccgccgccgccggcggggtacCCCGGCAGCTTCACCGGCGCCATGatgaacccgccgccgccgcaggtggtGGCGCCGGCCCGGACGCGGAGCCGCGGCGACAAGGCCTTCTGGGAAGGATGGTAAGCTAAGCATCACGCCCTTTTCCTTATCCCACGACCACGAGATATATACGTTTTTTCAGTGACCCGCCGGCCGAACTGATTCGCTCGCCGCGTTGCTCTTGCAGCTGCGCGGCgctttgctgctgctgcgtccTGGACATGTGCTGCTAGCCCGGCGAAAGCACCAACACATCGGAGATTATGGAATGCTCTCCATCTGTAACAGAGTCCGTTTGTAATGCCTCGAGAATAACTAGTGTGTGATACCTGTCACGTTACTCGCGTACCATCAGCTTTATTATGTGGGCATGAGGTTTGTATTTCTGATGCATGTATGAAGGTCCAAGGTTATCGAGATTTTTTTCCTCATTCTTAAGAAAAGACAAAATTTCTATAACATAAACAGATAGGCAGCAAGATGCGATAATAACCACGATAATCCTGATAATTACCGCTGATGTttcaaggttttttttttcttgagggCAATGGTGTTTCCAGGTTCCAAGTTCCGATAGGTATACCAGATAATTAAACTGATGAAAAGGATGACCACATCTACAGGTACTACAATGTTTCAGCAACTAAGCTTCAGGATCAGTGAAGTAAACAGGGCTCTCAAGGTCATCATTGTTCGCAGAAGCGAACGAATCTTCAGACCCTGATGTTGATGGAGTTGCGATGCTCTCATCAGAATCGGATATCTCATCATGCAGAGCAACATGTGCTTCAGGTTCGGGCTCAGGCTCGGACTCGGATCCAGAGGTCCCCAGCATGAGCTTGTGAATTGCACCCTTGGCAGTTTCAAGAAACCACTCATCCTCAGGAAGTGCGCTGAAATGAATTtttgtggaagaagaaacatgATATTAAGCACTGGGCAAACAGATAGCCTAACATCATTGAAATGATACTGTAATCACGGACCTTTGTGGGTCAACATTCCTTGCTGAGAAAGCAGCAATCGCTCTGGTTATGATTGTTGACACAAGCTGCTGAACTGGTCTGTGTGGAAAACGCCCGCAGACAGCAATCTCAACAATGAAGTGCATATCCAGAATAAGCTGCAAGGAGCAAAGGATTGTTAACTTCAATATTTGCATCGAAGTAACATAACCATTCAGGAAAATGTACCTGCTGCAGCCCTGAAGGCTGGAGTTGGACAGACCAGTCCTCAAAAACATCCCATAATTCTTGCTCATTGGAGAGCCACATGACAACAGTTTCAGTTAGCCTTGAGAGTAAGACCTTCTGTATCTTATCTTTTCCCAGGAGAACATCACCTGCAACACTAGCTAGCTGCTGCAATCTTCCAAACAACGCCTGGAAGAACAACAATAGATAGGTGAGACAACTTTGTTTGGATGGCCAACTTTCAAATTTGTTGGTGTTTGGATAATCACTTTAAAACTCTAAACCAAGTTGGACATATTGATGCATTTCAATAACAGAATAAAGGAGTTGAAAGTGAGAAATAGTCATTGAATAACAGAATTCTTTTAACTTTAATCAGATTTGCCAAACATAATGTTGGGAAAAAAACCATACATATTTTTCCACAACAGAATAAGCACCACACAGCAAAACAACCACAAATTGATAATTACAAGCTCAATGATAATGTAAACATCACTGCTGTTCCCTCTTAAGTTACAGATTTTGCACCCATGGGACCCAAATGCAATACTCTAAAAAAGATATGTAGTATATTTAACTGGCATAATTTCCTTAAGAAGTGTATATCTCTATCCTTACACCTTGCCCTTCCCTACCCTTCAACATCACAGACAATCTGAAACTCTGGGACTCCCATGCATTCATTTAACAACAGTTGCTCAGCAACTGATAAACACAAATAAACACATTATGCTTATGCATAAAGGCACACATTACAACATCCAATCTAAAATATAAGTCGTTTTAATATCTGCGTTGGtcaaatttttttagttttgagCAGAAATATATGTGATTAGTAGATTGACTACATAATATGGATGTTTCTCGATCCATCATGAAAATACCTTCATAGTACATATTTTAAACAACATATTTTCATAGAAATTGGCCACCGAATCTTGGAGACTATGTCATCTCCTAAACTGATTTATATTTTGGACCAAAAGGAGTACAAAGTAATGTCATGTAGCATCTATAACACAGAAATATAAAACAATTTTTCAGAAAGATAAGAAAAAGTCACTCCTATCAGGATCATATATAAACATATGATATTAAATCACTGAGATGCAATACAAAATCACCTGGAAGGGCAGTGAAGGCAAGGGGTCAGCATCAAACAAAAGATCATCAGTCTTCCGCTCCATGTACATTCTAGCATCCAATCGTGACTTCCCTTCCAAGTAAATAAATGATAAGACATACTGTCGGCAAAAGTGATCTCTTAGTTTGTCTAATGAATGTTGCAAATGACGTTTCCACTCTTTGTATTCAATGGAATATATGGAACCAGAACCAAGGCCTTCACTTGATCCACCAGCACCTTTCTTTTCAGTTTGCATATCAAAGAACTTGGATACAGCAGCTGGCAATAACTCATCTGCTATAGTGTATGCCGCTCCAATTAGTGTAAGTTGCTGCGCATCACTTTCAGCTTTAAATTCAACAGGCTCTTTTGACTCCAGTAGAGTATCATCTTCAGAAGGTCCAGGCAAAACTTTGATCAGTGTTTCTACATATCTATCAAAAAGTTGGAGGAATTTATTAAGAATTGCTCCACCAAAGTGAACTATAGTCATTGGGGTGACTTGATCCAAAATATCCTGTATGGAGGACAAGCAAATATATCAACCACTTCAAATTATCAGATAGCAGGTGAAGTACATAGATTCGCGGAACAAGTAAATGAATTGTGCAGTATTGCATTCTATTTGCTCCGGTTAAAGATTACTCTATTCACATTccgaaaaaaaaaatagaacatgaatgcacaaacagtAAATTGATTACAGTAACTTGGTATCTACCCAAGCTCATTGCTACATAAAGCGAAGCAAATGTGTTACATCTACTTGTCCTAGATATGTTTATGAAGGGAGGTATTCTTCAGTGCATGGCTGCCTGTGTCAAGTAACTATCATATGCAGAGAATGTGGGCTGACTGCTAGCAAAGCATCAAAAGATTTCAGTAAATTTTCCATGACATTTGGCAAATTTGTCAGCAACTGATCGACTTATAGCAATGCTCGAATGCTCAATGAGGTTAAAATCGAATGTCTTTAGAAAGGAGCAAAAGACTAGCAGGCCAAATCAAATTGCACAATCCAACATAACAGAAAGTTGAATTTCCAGACATGTTAAACAAAAGGTTGGATTAAGGCTAGTCCACTGAAAAAAATATCACAAGATAAGCATCAACAAAGAAGAACTCACATTGACAACAGACATGAACTTCTTTCCACTGCTTGTAAGCATAATGTTTGGGGCAACTGCACCAGAAAGCGGTGATCCTTCTTGAGGGGTGAGAAGCAGAATATCATCATTACTTGCTGCCTCCACAATCTTTCTTCTCACCCTTCTAAAATTCAGTTCAAGAACTTCTTCGATATAAGGCCGCAATAGCACCATAAGTAATtttgagaccttcagcccataAGATTCTAGAAAAGAGCAATGAGAGAGACTAGTTTGGATGCATATGCAAGCAGCGCGAAGGGCAGAAACACTCTCAGGCAAAGGAGAATTTTCTTTAACCAAACGTGCAAATGTTTCAATTTCATATTCAGcccattggatgatccggttCATATTCATGGGGCTATCTCCAAATAGTGTATTAGTTTCTTTCGCTGCTTTTGCAATAGCTGTGAAAACAATCTGTGACAATGATGCAGCGTAAGTTTCTGTGTAGATTGAACATGAGGGGAGAAATGCCTCAACATTTTTCTGAAGGTGTGAACCGTAAGCTTTTAGAAGTAATTGATGGGCTAAAGAACTTTTGCCTATCTTTACTAAACCAGCCAAAGACTTCCTTAGTTCAGTTATAGGCAAAGATGGCTGTTCAGACCACCTGACAAGCTGATCCTCAAGAATTGCTTTCCTTTTAAACAGTGCTGTCTTAAAGGCAGAAAGTTCTGCATTTGATTCTTTGCTAGATTCATCTGTAACCAAATATTTCTTCTCTTCAACTTCCAGAGCAAGCAACGCTTCCTCCATTTTGTGCTCCgcaagcaaagcatctaacttATCAAGAAAAATAGCTTTGGGGTCCTGGGTATCATCAGACAAAATTTCATCCAGTTCAGTTTGAAAATCCTTTTCTTTCACATCTTCTTCCTTGTTAGATTTGAACCAGACATCAAGCTCACGGCACACGCCACTCATTAGGTCTTGCACAAGAATCCCTTGGGCAGACACATGCTTCTGGAGCTCAATTAACTCTTGCTCTGCTTCAACAACCTCCTCTGATATTCTGTGCAAATAGCGAAAAGGAGGGAAAATATTGAATAGGAAAATGATTTAAAAAGTGAAAATGAGTGTGTGGACTGGAATTTTCAGGTATAAGCAAAGGAAAATAACATATTCTGAATTTCCATttgtttcatttattttcatagCATAAGGGATCAGCCATAAATTCTGGGATAATTACCTGAGAAAAGCCAGGTACTTTGACTGCATATTTCCACTCAGATTTTCAATAGCATCCTTCAACTCTAACAACTCAGAACAAATTTTCCTGATACCCTGCAAGTACAACAACCATGCTGTTCATTACCATCACAATACCAACGAAAACTTTTTAGAAACCGCCAGAGTCTCTACTCCTTTCCGATTCCAAAAGACAAGGATGCACTAATACAGGCAACACTAAACCCTTCCTTCAATCCCAGTTAAAATTTGTCAAGTTATGCCAGATTTTACTTGCAGTTCTTAGTGCAAGAAGCAGCTAGTACTTCTGTTTGGTTGTGCTTCTAGTCTTGGTGCATCAAAGTTCAGTGAGACCATGAGCTACAGAAAACCAGAACACAAATTTCAAGAATCACAGATCAGAACTAATAAGACCAGCTCTTTCCCAAGCAAAGGGGGAAATTTCTAAGGCCAAATGCAGGATAGATTATCTCCCTACGCGAGATTACCCCTCACAAGAACATCAAACCACCTCTAGATCCAAAATTGCGAAATTTCACGCACAAAGGGGGCCGCGCCCCACAGAAACGAAAGAAGCAAGAACTCGCTCGGCACAAGGAGTAAAATTCCCCACTATGCGCTGACCGGAATGTAAGAGAAGAGCTGAAGAGCAGAGCAAGGTAAGGAAAAATCCGACCTTCTCGGTCTGGGACTGGTAGGTCGCGTTGATGGAGGACTGTGGGGTGATCCACTCGTGGCCCGggaactcctcctccagctcctccccgctgctgctctccatcCTGCACCTCCGCGCAACCTCAGAAGCCCAGTGCAGGGTCGATGCTGGGAAGGAGAGATCTCTTGGCGTGCGGCGAGACCGGACTGAATGGTGAGAAGacaaaggcggcggcgctggtggaggAGTGCTGGAAGTGGAGTGGAGTGCCGTCACGGGTAGCCACCCACCGGCAGCAACCGGGGGGCTACCATCCAGGGGTTTTTCTGCCTTGGCGTGTCCGGCGCTAGGTGAGAAAATGCAGCCCGTCGGCGACTCGGCATGACTTCCACCACTCTTTCCTGCAATGCAATATAGTTCAATCTTTCCATTAAAAATCCGGGCAATTTTTCATCCAAACTGGCCACCACAGTCCATAGCTATTTGTACTTTCTTTATTTTGTATAACTAATTACTTATGGTGTTCTAGAATTACAAAATTAATATTAGAATAAAAATACAATGACTCGATACCGATGATAATTTCTTACAGTAAAGGATGATGTTATATATGCTTCAAATGTGCCTTCTTTTGTCGTATGATGTGATTTTAGTTCTTCTAATGTCTACTTTGAGAAGTATAGTTAATATGTAAATACATCTTGAAAAAACATTAACAAGTTGCTACTCTTCGAACTTCTTTCTATTATCGTTGACATCAAGTACCAATATCTTCATAGTTCTGCATTATTAAGTGATGAGGAACTTATTTGCTATGTATTTTTGTTTAGATTTGCAAAGGTCCTGTATTTACATAACCTTCGTTATAAACTTCCTTAATTATTTTCCACATTAATATCTTTTAGCTTCCATTGAAAATATGAATCCTGTCTAAAAGAAATAAATTCCAAGTGACTATATTGAAAGATTATGTTAggaattttctcaaaatttacagaaatactATTATACAGCGCAAAGTGATGGAGACTATAAAGTGGATCCGATAAGAAAATCCTAAATTCGAGATGCTAAGCTTTGAAAGTTACCTGTGGATTTAGAGATCCGCGGCATGATGGCAAATATCGCAGTGTGGCAGCGGAGTTTGAATCGTGAGCCGGAGGGGGGATGGTGGCGCTGCCTTGTTCGTTCTCTTTGTACCTAGTAGCTTGATTTCCTAGAACTAGCAGCGACTACACGGTGAAATTCTGAATCAAGAGGAATCAGTATCCGGAAGGCGATGATAGTGGTGCTAACGACTTCTTTGTTAACTCTTCTTGCACGGAGGAAGGTCTTGGTGAAGAGGATTCGTCGGTCGATTGGATCTGAATGAAAGAGGAGTGGGGAATTTGGGAAGAGGggggcggggggaggggggctgaGGGTATCGAATGGCAAGACAGGCGAGATTTTTTATATATAGAAGAAACATAGGTGGATTTTCATTTTGGTCTCATGCAAAATCGGCCCTACCCCATCCAGCCAGTCCCATGGGTAGCCCGCACCAaggtggattttttttttgacaatcaCCTCTGATCAGTTTTACTTTTATATAAAACAGCGCACACGCTCCGGCTTCATTCTCGGTTTTTTGTGCCAGGGTAAGGCTCTTAtagatttttaatttttttgtgtaCATCTGTAATAGCACAttctgaagttttttttttagaaatgggGATTACCTCAATTCCATTTTGTGATCAAAATAGGGAAGATGTTGGAATGCCTACAGCAGCAAAAAGGTAAAGAGGGAGAATATAACGAAGATGAAAACGGAATACTTCCACCAGTGGGTGGATGCAATCTTGAGTTCTTGACCCCCTCCGTTGTAAACGGGATAGAATGCGATGGGCTGGGCCGTGCCTGGCCCAAAAGGTACCCATGATTATTTTTAATAGTAATTTGGTTTAACCAACGAAGTATGCTTTTGAGGTTTGTGTGAATGTTCAATGAAAACAGCTACAGGGGAACTTCAAATAAGCATTTTCAATTAATGATATCAGAGGAGTTGAGGGATCCGAGGGTTCGTCGGCAGCCGAGGGAAGCGAAGGGGCTCTCGGAAAAAAGTGGATCTTGCCTCGCGCTGACTCTGGCGATGGCACCCTACAACGCTGTCACGGCTCCTCTGACTGCCCTTCACGgttctgccgccgccggagttcgACGTCGGAAGTCCAGCCGGAGACGAGGATGGCTGGCAGCAAGGATCTCTTCGCATCCAGGGGTAACACGACCGTCGATGGCCggcttcctccctctcctcctcatcAACGTCGTTCACGGCTCGTCGTCACGCCATTGAGGAGGCTTGTCCCGTGGCGGTAGAGCGGTGCTCGGGAGGACGCCGGCGCTCTGCGTGGATCGGCCCGATTACGGTCCGTGGCGGCTACAGGTGAGCGTGCTTCGGCTCTGTGGCGGCAGATGGAGGGCCGCCGACTTTGGCAGCAGCCAACAAAGTTTGGTGACAGTCATGGTGTCTAGGTCCTCAGGTGAAAGCCATGATCGGTCTTGACCAGTGCCGGCGACGACGGAGCCCTGGTGCATCGTTCTCCTTGTTGAAGGCGTTGCAGTGAGGATCTTGACTCTGGTATTTTTTTAGATGAAAATCGAAGAGCCGAAACAGGTTCGGATGGTAGTGGCATCTTTGGTGATGCTTTCCTCTTGAGGTGTTTTTTTGGAGTCCTTGGGATGACGGTACCCAATCAGCTCGGTGGGATGGCGGTGCACAGATTGTTTCATGCACTTGATTGGATTGCTCGTTTGCATGGTAGAGATTTACTAAGTGGAGTTTCTACGCGACAAGAGAACAACAGAAAACAAGTGTCCGACAAGAAGAATCATCATAACttataaaatttctaaaaaatgGTAAATGTGAGGGATTAGTTGCTACACAAAACTTGTTGCTAGGTGGAAGCAAGAGCATGTAAAAAGTGTGAAGCTTAGTCTCTTCAGCTTTCTTTCTTAATAGCTTTCtttcctatttttctttgtTCCTGGTGTTGAGGCGTCAAGTCTAAGTACTCATGTATCTTCAGGTTAGGTGGCcggatttgtttttttttttgtgatcgtAGACATTCACTCGTAAATGTTCTTAGACTAGATAATTTTCGTAATCTAAAAAGGGAGGTCATGAAATGAATAGATTTTGATCAATACTCTTGTGGCAGACAGTGAAAGCCTCTCTAATTGA
This window contains:
- the LOC120691914 gene encoding exocyst complex component EXO84C-like, coding for MESSSGEELEEEFPGHEWITPQSSINATYQSQTEKGIRKICSELLELKDAIENLSGNMQSKYLAFLRISEEVVEAEQELIELQKHVSAQGILVQDLMSGVCRELDVWFKSNKEEDVKEKDFQTELDEILSDDTQDPKAIFLDKLDALLAEHKMEEALLALEVEEKKYLVTDESSKESNAELSAFKTALFKRKAILEDQLVRWSEQPSLPITELRKSLAGLVKIGKSSLAHQLLLKAYGSHLQKNVEAFLPSCSIYTETYAASLSQIVFTAIAKAAKETNTLFGDSPMNMNRIIQWAEYEIETFARLVKENSPLPESVSALRAACICIQTSLSHCSFLESYGLKVSKLLMVLLRPYIEEVLELNFRRVRRKIVEAASNDDILLLTPQEGSPLSGAVAPNIMLTSSGKKFMSVVNDILDQVTPMTIVHFGGAILNKFLQLFDRYVETLIKVLPGPSEDDTLLESKEPVEFKAESDAQQLTLIGAAYTIADELLPAAVSKFFDMQTEKKGAGGSSEGLGSGSIYSIEYKEWKRHLQHSLDKLRDHFCRQYVLSFIYLEGKSRLDARMYMERKTDDLLFDADPLPSLPFQALFGRLQQLASVAGDVLLGKDKIQKVLLSRLTETVVMWLSNEQELWDVFEDWSVQLQPSGLQQLILDMHFIVEIAVCGRFPHRPVQQLVSTIITRAIAAFSARNVDPQSALPEDEWFLETAKGAIHKLMLGTSGSESEPEPEPEAHVALHDEISDSDESIATPSTSGSEDSFASANNDDLESPVYFTDPEA
- the LOC120691967 gene encoding cysteine-rich and transmembrane domain-containing protein WIH1-like, with amino-acid sequence MSYYGQQQAPVTAYPPPGGYAATAPPLPAGQPYVQPPPPAGYPGSFTGAMMNPPPPQVVAPARTRSRGDKAFWEGCCAALCCCCVLDMCC